Part of the Lycium ferocissimum isolate CSIRO_LF1 chromosome 6, AGI_CSIRO_Lferr_CH_V1, whole genome shotgun sequence genome, CTTGAAACCATTCACACTTCACAAAGAGGTGATCTACATCTTCCATTTCATCCTGATCGCAAAGCACACATTCAGTAGTATCACAAATCATTCCCATTCCTATCATCCTGTCTTTAGTTGGTAACTTCCTCTGGTATGCTAACCACAGGATGAACATGTGCTTTGGCTGCATCACCTTATTCCATATCAATTGCAGTTCCTTAATATTGGTTCCATTGCCTATCATAGTGAGATAGCTGCTACCAATAGAGTATTTGCCATTGGCTGTAAGAGTGTATACACCAGCATTATACCATTGCTTCATACCCagttttatcttatttatcttcttCCAATACCAGCTAGAGTCACTTGGAGCAATATAATCCCATAAGTTCTTCCCCTGTTTCATATAAATCCCATGAATCCATTTCACCCATAGATTTTCCTTGTTTGTGACTAACATCCAGATGAGCTTCCCTACTGCTGCTAAATTCcactttctacagcttttaacACTCAAGCCACCTTGGTGCTTAGGTGTGCAAATTTTGTCCCATGCCACAAGTGACACTTTCCTTGTATCTTCACTACACCCTCATAAGAATTGCCTACATTTTCTATCCACATCCTTTAACACACTTTGAGGTAATATAAATACACCACCCCAAAAGTTatgtaaagaaaaaagaatggagTTTATAACTTGCAGCCTCCCTGCATAGGATAAGTGCCTCACTGACACTGCCCTTATTTTCTCTGTAATCTTCATACTAAGTTGATGACACTCCAATTTGTTCCATTTCTTTGGTGACAGAGGTAACCCTAAGTATATCATTGGGAAAGTCCCCTCTTTGAAGCCTGTGATCTGCAGTAATGCCCTCTTTGTTTCATTATCTACACCAGCCATGTAGATGCTTGACTTGTCTGAGTTTGCAGCTAGCCCAGTAACCTTGGAGAAGTGGTTCAATGCCTCCATAATTCTCTGTGCTGAAGTTGTATTACCTTTGGTGAAGATCATAAGCAAATGTAAGATGTGTAAGTTGTACCCCTTTGCACATAGGATGAGATCTGAAATCCGGCAGTTGGCTCATCTTCTTCAATATTCTAATAAGATACTCCATCACCAAGACAAACAATAGTGGTGATATGGGATCACCTTGCCTTAGACCCCTCTTACCTTTAAAATACCCGCAGCTGTCACCATTAACCTTGACTGAGAATGTAGTTGTTGTAACACACACCATAATGAGTTGTATAAACCTAGGAGGAAAATCATACCCCACCAGCATTTCTTGTAAAAAACCCCACTCCACCATGTCATAGGCCTTCCTCAGGTCAATTTTCATTAAGCATCTAGCTGAGGCCATCTTTCTGTTGTAATGTCTAAGTCATGACAAATTAAAACATTGTGCACCAATGATCTATTTTTAACAAAAGCAGCTTGAGTGTCACTAACCAAGGTTGGTAATACCTCAGCCAATATGGAGCACAATATTTTGGATATACATTTATAAAGCACATTACAGCAGGATATAGGCCTAAATTGGCTTGCATTCGTGGGTACGATCCACCTTAGGAATCAATGAGATTAGTGTAGCATTCACCTGTCACATATATCCTCCCCAATCACATTTCAAGCAGCCTTATAAAAGTCACTTCCATATCCATCTGGCCCAGGGCTTTTATTCACATTGATACTAAACATTGCCTCTTTAATGTCCTGCACAGTGAAAGGTCTCAGTAATAAGCATTGTTGTTCTTTAGTCAACTTAGGGCCTTGCATAAAAAATCCCTCATAAGCTTTAGCTCTATGACTCTGTGCTTTCCCCAACAGCTGCTGGTAGTACCTCACAATCACTTCAGATATCTGCTTGGGATCATGCTGGATTTGATTGTTTTCATCATGAATCTGGGAAACTGATTGAAGTAATTTCCTTTGCTTAAGAactgaaaagaaatattttgtaTTATCATCCCCCATTTTTATCCAGGTAGTCTTGTTTCTCTGCATTAAGAACTCCTCAAAGAAGTCTAGATGAGTGCTTGTACTTTAGTCTAAGTCTCCTTTCTTCCGCTTGTAGCTCTTTATTTAAAGGGTCCTACTATAGTATTTCCTGGCTTTGTAGCATTGCCAATCTATCCTCCTGTGCTTCTTTCACTATATTATTGAACCCTTTAACATGTAGTTGTTTGAGTCCCTTCTTCATTAGCTTCAGTTTTCTCACAGCCTGAAACATTTTGCATCCCCTAATTTGTACACTCCAACCATCTTCAATTATGCCTCTGAAATCCTGATGTGAATTCTAGACATTACAGTATTTAAACACCTTGCCCCTGTTATCACTTTGTTGCACCATTTTTACCACTAGTGGACAGTGGTCACTCACCCCCGCAGCCAGAATTTCAGTAACACAGCTTGGCATGGTGTCAAGACATTCTCCATTCACAAACACTCTATCTATTTTTGAGAACACCCTATTCTCTTGGTTGTCATTCCAAGTGTATTTACAACCATTTTGCGGCATTTCCATTAGCCCACATGCATCTAGACAGGTCTGAAAATCCATTACCTCTGCATAAGTAATAGGGTTACCTCCTAACCTATCTTTATCTTATAATACAACATTGAAATCACCTAGCACAACCCATAGGTAAGTTCCCATGTTCAACTGTGCAAGATAGTTCCATAACTCCTTTCTTTCCTCCTTCAGATTCAAACCATACACAAACATCACAGCAAATTTCAACTGCATTGCGATATTGGTCACATAGCACGTCATAGCTTGATTCATCTCACTATGAAAGACAACCTCATACCAATCTTGTCTCCAGACCATTACTACTCTTCCATTATAATGTACTGCATGATTACTTCTGAACTTCCAGGCCCCAAACATATTCTCCATTATACTAGTCACTTTGTTCACTTTTATTCTAGTCTCAACAAAACACATTAGGCCAACTTCCAACTCATTATAGAGGAGTTTGATCTCCTTCTGCTTCCTGAGGCCATTAAGGCCCCTTACATTCCAACACAAGATCTTAACCATTCCCAGGAGGAGCTTTATTAActcccctctcatccttagcaGTGTTTGTGCTAGGTGCATCCCCTGCCTTATCCGGAGGTTGAAAGGCATTAGTGACCTTCACACTCTCTTGTGCTTCACCTCAACCAGTACTGTTGTCTACTTTTGTGACATTGCCATGCTCCTTTCTGGTAGATTCTGCGTTTTCTCCTTGCCATTTACCTCCTTGTTGCCTTCTCCATCCTCCACCCCTGTTCCAATTCTTGTTTTGTCCTTGTTCATTTATTGTGACCTCCTTGACAATATTATTCTCAGTTTGCACTTCCTTACCTCCTCTTTGCACAATCTCCGCCTCTTTCACTCCCCCCACTGGTGCAGTCTGCTTATTTCTCCTACATTGTTCCTCAGTATGCCCATATTGTTTGCATACCTTACAAATGGATGGTTTCCATTCATAAGTCACTCTTTGTTCAATAATATTGCCCCTCTCATTTCTGAACTTGATGATTTCGGACAGTGGAGAGTCTATCTTTACTTCTACTAGCATCCTAGCAAAGTTTAATCCTACCTTCTTCTCTGTGTTTATGTCTACCATTAGTGGCTTACCAATCAGGCTCCCTAACTTACTCAACCCCTTAGCACTCCAATATTTGAAGTCCAATCCAGGAAGTTTAAGCCAAATAGGGACAGAATATAATTCATCCCTATTGAACTCCATATCTGTGTCCCAAGCTTTCACAATTAGTGGCTTATTATCAAAGTGGTAAATACTCCCTTGTATTACCTCATTCTTCCCTTCAGCACTGTCAAATCGTACCAGGACAATTCCATTTTGCATCATTGCCACCTTGTTAATACCATGTTTTCCGCACATCCTTTGAATATATCAATTTAGCACAGTGAAAGGTGGATGAGCACCTAATACATAGCAGACTACAACATATTTCCAATACTCGATTTCAGTTGTGATATCCTCTTCCTCTATTTCCACTATTAATTCCTCTCCTACTTTTTCTGGATTAACATATTCTAGTTTGAATCCAAAGATTTGTGATCTTTGAAATATCAAAATTATCCCAAACAGATGCTAAATTTTCAGTTGACTTACCACTTCCCCTTTTTTCGTCACTGTTACCATTGTGTTCCACCTCATCTGCCCATGATTTCCTACTTTAAGGTGTTGCTGCCCTCGTTGCTAACATCCATTCCCCAATTTTTTCCTTCGCTTGCATTGCTTTACTTTTGACTGGGCTGGGGGTACCGTCCTTCTCCATTATTGCCAATTTCTCACCTGTATCACCTTCAATTTCTTTAGTTGGTTGCCCTCGTACTGGCAGATGACCCATTTTGATAACTTCATTCAATATTCTCGTCTTCAAATTGGTACATTCTAGTCCGGTATTGCTTACCGGTGTATTGACTCCTGCTATAGTCCTACTTGCTTCACCTCCGTTATTCCCTTTCCCCGctgtcttcttcatcatcatttcCGTCGGATTCGTAGTTAGATTCCTCTTTCCCATGGATGGCGTACGTTATGCTAACGTGTGCCGAGAGAAACCGTGCCTAACCGTCctccttttaattattttaatattatattaatgagtcattatttttaagaataacgttttctttaaaagaccatttgaatggtcatggggatgtctatctttagtgtgcctcattaaaaaccttaccggGAAAACTCAATTGGGACAAAAACTTTggtaaagggaaaaaagaaaactagGCGTATCAACTCCCCCTGATGAGAACATCAATCCAAAGCTTGAATCTTCGCATCCCAATTGAAAGTTGTAGTTGGTAGAGACTTAGTGAACAAATCAactatattatcaattgaatGAATCTgttgcacgttgatatcaccattcttttggAGACTGTGTGTGAAgtacaactttggtgaaatatgATTTGTCCTCCTATGAATCCTCTCTTTATTTGGGTTATCTATGTTGTTGTATCTTCAACCTTTGGATAGAGTTGCATCAacatataatattgttgaaatcactccaagtgcattcctgacttgctttataaacagATATTATCTTTATAAGATTTGACTGTCATGTAGAACAACATCGCATGACTGTAATCCCTcatagtcatagcaaaatatataaaagcatCAATTGTATAAAAATATGGCACTTCAGGACCAAAGAATTCTGtaagtttctcatttcaacttcttcaaTAGATAATTTATTGCTTGTGTAAACTCTTCAAGAGTTCGAATAATATTCAAGTATTCAATTTACACTCATAAAGACATAAGGATAGTAGAGTCATGTGTACCCTTGGTCAATGAATATTCATTATGGTAAAATCGCATTCATCTTGCTCGATTTAATccatataagaattatgaacacATTTTTAGAACctgtatatgcttcaggcatttagaattcttcaagaattttcatataaattttgtcaagtgacaatattcataaatatttAAATGGTGACATTTTCTGTTGTCTAGACTGCAGGTCTAATAAGGCTGAAGCTTACCAAAATGCGTCATTTCACTTGGTAATAATGTCTATGTTAGCATGCTTTATAGACATAGAATTCAGATCCTCACAACCTGTTACAATATTATTGTcgacgatatatcatttgtatcagTTCGCAATAGGAcgtaacttattgagatctcattactttcattattttttttaggtATCTAAACCTCTCATAAGGTtttatgaagtgttatgtcgtaggctcttcaagagcacattacctccttataatgatcattgatcatttgctcctctttcttttcaatgattattGTGTTTGGAACCGATTGGTCTACCATGCTTCATGCATGCTGTAGACTCTGTGCTTCAGGGGTATGAATTTAATAAGAGCATTTGCAgctgaaattagaaattaatatTGGGTCAGTaaatgcttctagcatttgaattgaattattttttgaatgaggatcatactaatgataattcataacatatttctcgGTACACTTATTCTCTCCCCTTTATGTTAgaaaaaactaacatatatttCATATCCTCTTAGGGCATCATGgttgattaattaatcatataccacacATAAAAACTGTTAGATGACAATATCTGGTTCCTGACCCTGAATCAATTGTGAGGgaagaatttatcataatttattagTTTGAAGCATATAAGTGTTGGTGTATGCAATATCATATTTCAGATCAACacatgaagctttgttctcataagcaattgTTTAGCTATATATCGGAGGCATTCAACGCCAAATCAGCTTGGATATAAACTAAGCCTATCAATTGAGCCGGGTCGGCTCGGAACCGGCTCACCTAACCTGTCCCGGCCCCCCAACCCGGTAAAAGGGTGGTGCGCTGGGCTagtggaaaaaattaaagggtTGGGCCGAACATGCCATTTAGCCCGGTAGCTCGGCCCACCAACAGCCAGGGTTCTGGCCCACTAGGGGCCCGATCCTGCCCGGCCCCGCCCACTtcgaattaattttaaaaaaaatcataaataggcatttttacatatatatgatagATTTCGTAACTTCcaccatttcttttttttttctcctatttGCTGTAAAAAATAAATTGGTAACATCAAAAATTATTGCGGCAGAGAAAATATCTTTTCGTGAATATGATTCGagcaaattaatataataacaCTATTGAGCATCTTggatattattataaaaataatcaattagCATAATTAAAAGGAAGATAGTTATGTCAAAATGCTATGTCATCAGCCATCCCTACTGATAGTTGAGTTTATAGAAtcattaaaatgaaataaaaggatCAACTCACAgagaaattgaaagatagattgtgATGAAGTACGAAAATGTAGAACAACCAATGTCTAAGATCTtattagtttcaaatattttatatataataataattaaatattttttagcatATTTGAAATGTCTCCGCCGATGATGGAGATGTGACAATCTGCACATGACATTAGGACTTAGGATCAGATCagataattaaattaagaacTTTGGTTTGGTATCAAAACTCATGTGCATTGTTCCCATTTAGTTACTGTGATTTcatttcaaccttttttttggggggttaaAAAGATTAGCTTATTTATAGCAAAAAAAAGTTCCTAATTtatatatatcttgtatatgttaatgatatatttgtgtatatcttgaatatgttgttggaatgaagacTCCCAACGGCTATTTAAgtgctaaaaattataaaaagttgagaATGTAATACAAGACTACAcaagtaatttaaaataaaacttcaaacttaaattgataacattgcaaattcaaaacatacaaacttgaacgGTTAACTTATTACCAATGAAAAGTTCAAAACGCTAGCATCGatggagaaatttaaagaagagataaacttcaaaagttcaattttgtgCCTTTTGTCCAAGTGCCTACGTAACGGACCGGTACCCCCAAAAACCGGTTCGGACTTATGGAGATACATTTGACCccaatgttgacatttaacatgttcctcgtctactcgctcaaaatgcaaCCACACCGGAGTTGAAATTGATCTTTGAACTGGAGGAGGAGATGGAGCAGAGGCGGATTTAGAGCATGCCTAGGGTGTTcactcggcaaaaaattacagtgtatatatagagTAGATTTTCTGTAGTTATGTagatatattaacttttgaataccCTGAATAAATGCAAAATATTAACTCAAGCAgtccagggtgttcaaaattgtcaTTGCGTCCTAGCTTCGATTcccattgacaacattattttttatatttatcttttattgttttttcgAACccccgagagagagagagagagagagagagagagagagagagatttagaCGAGTAGAAAATTTAGGGAAAAAGAAGCGGAGGGAATTGTGAGataatatgaagaagaatgaatgatatttatagattgaaaatagggcaaaagtataatttaaggaacttgatggttaaaataaagttgacaacaactagattttaaagtatcaaacttaataaattttagtattagatttttttttaaaaataattaaaatccggCCCGGCTCACTAACTAAaacccggcccggcccacttagCCCACTATGTACCCCTACCCGAGTAGGGGGCTGGGCCAGACACCCCTTTCCCTCCTCCAACCCGGCCCACTAACTATGGCCCGGCCCGGACCCCGGCCCGCCCCCATGTGACCCCCATTTATATGGCCCAGCCCACTTGACAGGCTTAATATAAACCAAAGATTaacaagatgaattatctttattacataatctaaAAATTGTGCTCTCAATTCAACTATTTTGAGCAAGTAACTTTGCATATGTCAAACTGCAGGTTGCCAATAAACGCCCAAGTGACCGTCTTATTGATGCGTATAGTTAAGACATCACATAGTAGTTGAACGGGCctatattcaccttttatatttttcagagTTTAGGGAATTCAAGCCCAACATTAGCTagtataatcaacttatcatgagaacaagcaacaaaaataaattcttgaagaaccttctagttcttcaatatatgtcaaatactcaatctgcacatcatatttgaatcgggatGGCCAAACCGCTCATGCcgactaataaaattatttatactagtaaacttcaagtttaccatgccatgtgctatttgttttagtaaacttttggtttacatgatttttttttttttaccaataaacttctggtttaccatgacatgtgatttcatcatgcttatatttgtgTAGCACAATTTGGAGAATAAAGAGGGCAACCATTCACATACATATTTCTTACCCAcaatgattttgaaaatatttaatcCTCCAATCATTTATAGCTTCAATACGATAGCCATTTACTTTAGTAAATTTCGAGTTTACTACAACTTGTGTTTAAATATGGGGCCCTTAATCATTCCTTTTGTACTACCAAATATTGGTTAAATATTGTTGttatcataaaagaaattttaattaaaCACTGCTAGTGTCATGGGATGAACAATAATTAAATGTACATGTAAAAACAATAGTAGAGTTTAAAGTTTGCTACTTCGGGAGCAGATTTCTAAGTTTGCTACTTCGTGAGCAGATTTATCggtttactacttcaggagtaaatcataaaatatttagaatattttcttttttaattattctaCCGCTGTTATGCGAGGTGAGGCTTGATATTTTCACAACCAAAAGCACGTCTGTATTTATAATCTTTACGAAATATTATCATATTCACTTTAGGGAATAAATCTGTATTTGTAACATTTATCAAGAGTTCCTATTCTTCAAGAATGGAACATAATCATCTAAACGTGACTTAATTAGATAAAGTTGATAGCTTATGACCGCTTTTAATATGTTGATACTCCAGGAGCATAtcgaggcatatatatataatgtagaaATTTTTTCTCTAACATTACCACATCTAGTGGTTAGTGAATTTAATGACAATGGGCATATAAAATTTTATGACTTCTGCTGATCAATTTTCTTTATTCAAACTCTGTCGGAGTTTAAGCGATACTTTGTAAGTATAAGATTTGCAATTTATAAAATTGTTGCAATACGGACAATTAATATGgaatagtccgataaatcatcAATTCGATTTGCTAAACACTGTCGAAATATAAACATGGTACTAACTTACAATTTCATCTCACGGAGTGACTCTATTGCCATAACTTTGAAATATTCTCTCAATTCTCAGTATCACgtgatgatgataagcataGCCTTTTGTACCTAGCAATTATAATACCAATATCTCCAAATTAAAGTTGTTACTTCCATTCTTTGAAGATGTAAGTAATTGGTTATAGAAAGCACAAAAGATCATCAGTTAAAATTGCCATAAGTACGATCATAGGTAGGGATCAGAAAGTAGGATACTTATCTTGAAACTCGTAAATTCTCCTATATCTCTGCTATGATATCGATCCAACAGACTCGtgaaataatattaatttcaaAGTTCCACGGTTCATCGTGAAAACCAAATGCTCAAGACAGAATCtggtgctgataacgtgttataagaTAATAAAGCGAGAAGCAAAATATTGTAGAGAAGAGAGGAAaattcttatttctcttgttagggatGATTTTACGATGAAGGAGAATCACTATATTTATAAGGGAAAACCGACTTGATTCCAAAGccactaaccctaatttttctcctaaagatagacatccacaataataaataatattcatagcaaatataataatatagtaTGGAGTGTATCTAGGGCCTTTCAAAATCTGTGGCCTAAGCAATGGCTTCAGCACATTTTTTATGCTCTTCTTTAGGGgtgctttttaattttttcccttaaattgttggtctttaagtttttcccttcgcttaaaaaggtgaccgaaaatatcccgaggttctaggttcgaacccccgttcagttaaaaaaaaaaaaaaaaatcgcaaggcaaggcttttgcaaaaagtctgcgggcataactaaaagtctgccgtctatgtcttaaggcaaagtctgccatCTCCTatagacttttagttgtgcctTCAGGCATACATAAAAGTATGCATTACAAGGCAAATTTTGCCGTCTCCGACATAGGTCTCTATAACTTCGCTCGAATAGGCATAGGTTTATAGAAACCTATGCTttgcgaaattattattattttcggCTCAAAATTGATTTCAAATAAAAAACCTCGGGTTATATttggccacctttttaagcgaaggacaaaaatttaagaccaacgaattgaggggcaaaaattaaccAGTTCGTatgaagggcaatcgtgcagATCGCCTGCTTGAGCAGCCTTACCCTCAGTTGCCCTTGCAATCAAGTATTAATGTATTTGAACTTGTTTAGCATGTATTTGTTAAATTACCGTAGTtactaatttcatttattttgaatAGTTACTTATAACTAGTTATTTTTAGAGATAATTTCTGAGACATTCCTTTAAGTTTAGCTTCGTTAAAACCACTCTCTCTTATATTTAGTAACATTATGTTTAcctcttattttaattttttgcaacaactgttttaattttttattttatgattaataCAATTTACCCTTTCACTTTTGCTCTCAAAGTCTCAAAAATTAATCAGTTATATGAAATATCTCCATAGATTAATCCTGGCCAATGTGCATATAAGCAATGATGCTTAAAGTCAAATAAGCCATTTGAGCACTTGTTTATCTAGGTACAGATCTCAACTCATGACCATTATAGGGCAGTTCACACAAGATAAAAAGTATTTCAAGTTAATGCCAATTATGGCTataatttaccttattttctccaaaatttatGAGTACTCAAATAATGTACAATAAACAAGCACACTACACAGCAACATTGAGAACATAAACCACATGGAAAACTATTGTACCAATTGACAAAGCCAATACATACGTTAAAATGGTCGGAAATTTCAAAGGTTTCAACGTGCCAAAGTTGATGACAGATTAAATCAACAAAGTCTAAAAGGAAATGATGGTGTCAGGATATACAAAACATGGAGGCAATGTATAATGCACCATCTATCAATCCCCATATTTTCATCGTActactgtttttttttctctccttcaAGTCTTTTACCATTGCTCTAGTGGAGCTGGACTCGTTTGGCCTTGAAAATTGTGAGTATATGAGATCCATGATTTAAACTTTATGGGTCCAAtcttttaagatttttagttgaactcattatattttataagttatgggttcatgtcTATTACTTATTACAATTTTAGTAAATtcttacatataaatttatgctccgcgtcgaaagttaggggttcaattgaaccccatcTTTAAGGCTACATACCCTGATTTGATAAAagtaatttttgttttcaaagtggcgaataatatttgaaaattggagttgtgtttggtcatGAATACAAATTGGAGttatttttgaatttgtgtGAGTCATTCGgaatgaaaaaagtgaaaaccaCTTTTTAgtctt contains:
- the LOC132061578 gene encoding uncharacterized protein LOC132061578, with amino-acid sequence MCGKHGINKVAMMQNGIVLVRFDSAEGKNEVIQGSIYHFDNKPLIVKAWDTDMEFNRDELYSVPIWLKLPGLDFKYWSAKGLSKLGSLIGKPLMVDINTEKKVGLNFARMLVEVKIDSPLSEIIKFRNERGNIIEQRVTYEWKPSICKVCKQYGHTEEQCRRNKQTAPVGGVKEAEIVQRGGKEVQTENNIVKEVTINEQGQNKNWNRGGGWRRQQGGKWQGENAESTRKEHGNVTKVDNSTG